A single region of the Bdellovibrio sp. GT3 genome encodes:
- a CDS encoding lytic murein transglycosylase: protein MRTLLALIFTVLACTASAAPTHKDLQAQDADWLRQYMLRFGFSKSFTEESVTNYEPKSFGRVVSLNLLGFLTPSGAHLTELDPKAVRKAASFIKENSEAFKTAQQQFGVPAEVVSSLLWIETRHGEDTGSFHIVSVYLHLIQSRNPENLKILTQMALLKNKSVKKYTRPELVALMKKRVESKSKWAEEQLIALAEVRKKKHLNLTELRGSYAGAFGLPQFIPSSYRDFSASLKPDATPNLSNPADAIMSVANYLKQSGWQAKNLEAQITALMKYNNSRDYANGILNISDKVSTSQ from the coding sequence GTGCGGACATTACTAGCTTTGATCTTCACAGTTCTGGCATGCACAGCAAGTGCCGCCCCCACTCACAAAGATTTGCAAGCACAGGACGCCGATTGGCTGCGCCAATACATGCTTCGCTTTGGATTTTCAAAATCCTTCACGGAAGAATCCGTGACTAACTATGAACCAAAATCCTTTGGCCGAGTGGTTTCTCTGAACCTGTTGGGTTTTCTGACTCCCTCCGGCGCTCACCTGACGGAGCTTGATCCTAAAGCCGTTCGAAAAGCCGCAAGTTTTATCAAAGAAAACAGCGAAGCATTCAAAACTGCCCAACAACAGTTTGGCGTTCCAGCTGAAGTGGTTTCCTCCCTGCTATGGATCGAAACCCGCCACGGCGAAGACACCGGTTCCTTTCACATTGTTAGCGTCTATCTGCATCTGATCCAATCCCGCAATCCTGAGAACCTGAAAATCCTGACGCAAATGGCTTTGCTTAAAAACAAGTCAGTAAAAAAATATACGCGCCCCGAATTGGTGGCCTTGATGAAAAAGCGCGTTGAAAGCAAATCAAAATGGGCGGAGGAGCAACTCATAGCTCTGGCTGAGGTTCGTAAGAAAAAGCACCTGAACCTGACGGAACTTCGCGGTTCCTATGCGGGTGCTTTTGGGCTTCCGCAATTCATCCCTTCCAGCTACCGTGACTTTTCAGCCTCGCTCAAACCTGATGCAACGCCAAATCTATCAAACCCCGCCGACGCCATCATGTCTGTGGCGAACTATCTAAAGCAAAGCGGCTGGCAGGCGAAAAATCTGGAAGCTCAAATCACGGCTCTAATGAAATATAACAACAGCCGGGACTATGCGAACGGGATCCTGAACATCTCCGACAAGGTCTCTACCAGCCAGTAG
- the fucP gene encoding L-fucose:H+ symporter permease encodes MISMNEAQRKKALIVVSSIFFMWGFLTCLNDILIPHLKGVFSLSYTESALIQFTFFGAYFIMSLPAGSLVTRLGYKNSISLGLLVSAVGAFIFLPAAKMESYPLFLGALFVLASGITVLQVAANAYVTLLGTEETASSRLNLAQALNSLGTTVAPKIGGFFILSATVLTADQLANMGVAERLAYKTEQAQAVQGPYLVLGLILLLLAVGMYLLKLPNLKEQNSGDVKSESTFSQALKHSNLILGVIALFLYVGAEVSIGSFLINFISQADVMGVSESAAAGLVPIYWGGALLGRFVGALLMRKWNPAKMLGFAATFAALLVLAAVLSTGHIAAWLLLSVGLFNSIMFPTIFSLGIRGLGAATEKASSLLVMAIVGGAIIPLLQGVIADHWNLHHAFLLPMVCYLFICFYGFKEGKRT; translated from the coding sequence ATGATTTCAATGAATGAAGCCCAAAGAAAAAAAGCGCTGATCGTTGTTTCCTCCATCTTTTTTATGTGGGGATTTTTAACCTGTCTTAATGACATTCTGATTCCACACCTGAAGGGTGTTTTCTCTTTGAGTTACACCGAGAGTGCATTAATTCAATTCACGTTCTTCGGTGCCTATTTCATTATGTCGTTGCCGGCGGGAAGCCTGGTCACAAGATTAGGTTATAAAAACAGCATCTCCTTGGGGCTTTTGGTTTCCGCAGTCGGTGCCTTTATCTTTTTGCCGGCAGCCAAGATGGAATCTTATCCCTTGTTTCTGGGAGCACTTTTTGTGCTGGCATCAGGGATCACGGTTTTGCAAGTAGCTGCCAATGCCTATGTGACGTTGTTGGGAACAGAGGAGACCGCCTCCAGTCGTCTGAATCTGGCGCAGGCCTTGAATTCGTTGGGTACCACGGTTGCTCCCAAGATTGGCGGATTTTTTATTCTGTCGGCGACAGTCTTAACTGCGGATCAACTGGCAAACATGGGAGTGGCTGAGCGATTGGCTTACAAAACCGAGCAAGCACAGGCCGTTCAAGGACCTTATCTGGTGCTGGGATTAATTTTGTTGTTACTGGCCGTGGGCATGTACTTGCTGAAGCTTCCAAATTTGAAGGAGCAAAACTCCGGGGATGTGAAAAGTGAATCCACTTTCTCGCAGGCATTGAAGCACTCCAACCTGATTTTGGGCGTGATTGCACTTTTTCTGTATGTGGGAGCGGAAGTTTCGATCGGCAGTTTTTTGATCAACTTCATTTCGCAAGCGGATGTCATGGGTGTTTCTGAAAGTGCAGCGGCCGGGCTGGTTCCAATTTATTGGGGCGGAGCTTTACTGGGACGATTTGTCGGAGCCTTGCTGATGAGAAAATGGAATCCGGCAAAAATGCTGGGATTTGCGGCAACTTTTGCGGCGCTCTTGGTGTTGGCAGCGGTCTTAAGCACAGGTCACATTGCTGCTTGGCTGTTGCTTTCAGTGGGGTTGTTTAACTCGATCATGTTTCCAACGATTTTCAGTCTGGGAATCCGAGGGTTGGGTGCGGCGACGGAGAAAGCTTCAAGCCTGCTAGTCATGGCTATCGTTGGTGGTGCCATCATTCCGCTGCTTCAGGGTGTGATCGCCGATCATTGGAATTTGCATCACGCATTCCTTTTGCCGATGGTTTGTTATTTGTTCATTTGTTTTTATGGATTCAAAGAGGGAAAACGCACTTAG
- a CDS encoding MOSC domain-containing protein — protein sequence MKVSELNIYPLKSGRAQSLSLMNITHEGPEGDREWMLVDETGKFVSQRTLAKLATVNAVYDPTSLTLAFEKMFFKIGRKTSFSREVKVQVWNDSFTAALEPDLYSQALSQYLGVNVRLVRYAPYSQRRVLSTNKEWKPEVRFADARPVLLVNTKSLEDLNSRMPAPVPMNRFRPNIVIDGQKAYEEDTWKRIKIGNVYLSQPKLSARCKITTIDQQSGVSQGMEPLATLANYRRDTSNRVNFGTLWIPENDGTILVNDTLEIIS from the coding sequence ATGAAAGTTTCAGAGCTGAACATTTATCCATTGAAGTCGGGCAGGGCGCAGTCTTTGTCCTTGATGAATATCACCCATGAAGGTCCCGAAGGGGATCGTGAATGGATGTTGGTGGATGAAACGGGTAAATTCGTTTCACAGCGAACGCTGGCAAAGCTGGCGACTGTGAATGCAGTTTATGATCCGACGTCTTTGACTCTGGCTTTCGAAAAAATGTTTTTTAAAATCGGACGCAAAACCTCGTTCAGTCGCGAAGTGAAAGTTCAGGTCTGGAACGACTCTTTCACCGCGGCACTTGAACCCGATCTTTACTCTCAGGCATTGTCACAATATTTGGGCGTGAATGTTCGCTTGGTGCGATATGCGCCGTATTCGCAACGCCGGGTTTTATCCACCAATAAAGAATGGAAACCGGAAGTGCGTTTTGCCGATGCTCGTCCGGTGTTGTTGGTGAACACCAAAAGTCTTGAGGATCTGAACTCGCGCATGCCAGCTCCTGTGCCGATGAACCGTTTCCGTCCCAATATTGTTATTGATGGGCAGAAGGCCTATGAAGAGGACACTTGGAAGCGGATCAAGATTGGCAACGTGTATTTATCCCAGCCAAAGCTGAGTGCTCGCTGTAAGATCACCACCATCGACCAACAAAGCGGCGTCAGCCAAGGGATGGAGCCGTTGGCTACTTTGGCCAACTATCGCCGCGATACCAGCAACAGGGTGAACTTTGGAACCCTTTGGATTCCCGAAAATGACGGAACAATCCTCGTGAATGACACGCTGGAGATCATTTCCTAG
- a CDS encoding SOS response-associated peptidase — protein MKSSRISSMCASYGAASEFNLLHKTYRVELPPVLFVPKQVIYPHTPAPVIVKGAQSREVHAMNYSLVPEWSRTKKPKFATYNARIEEVLNKPSWKKPFESRHCLVPIREFYEAAYTGDFAGHWISIKGGHDEVLTAAGIWDVWQDSATGEVVDSFAIITTEPTAEIIKAGHDRSPLFLNADAFDEWLEAKKSGKEWVRFLNEHRDFSDLDFAAGEKLKGYTGQMSLFDDE, from the coding sequence GTGAAGTCATCTAGAATTTCAAGTATGTGTGCAAGCTACGGAGCCGCGAGCGAGTTTAATCTGTTACATAAGACCTACAGGGTTGAGCTTCCTCCTGTGCTGTTTGTTCCAAAACAAGTCATTTACCCTCACACACCAGCCCCGGTCATAGTAAAAGGCGCTCAAAGCCGTGAAGTTCATGCGATGAACTACTCCCTGGTGCCTGAGTGGTCGCGTACAAAAAAACCTAAGTTCGCGACTTATAACGCCAGAATTGAAGAAGTTTTAAACAAGCCTTCTTGGAAGAAACCCTTCGAATCCAGGCATTGTCTCGTTCCGATACGAGAGTTTTATGAGGCAGCTTACACCGGGGATTTTGCCGGTCATTGGATTTCCATCAAGGGCGGCCATGACGAAGTACTGACGGCCGCGGGTATTTGGGATGTATGGCAGGATTCGGCGACTGGAGAGGTTGTGGATTCGTTTGCCATTATCACCACAGAGCCAACAGCTGAAATCATAAAAGCCGGACACGATCGTTCACCGTTGTTTTTAAATGCGGATGCTTTTGACGAGTGGCTTGAAGCCAAAAAATCAGGAAAAGAGTGGGTCCGATTTTTAAATGAGCATCGCGATTTTTCTGATTTGGATTTCGCTGCGGGCGAAAAATTAAAAGGTTATACAGGTCAAATGAGTCTTTTTGATGACGAGTAG
- a CDS encoding MFS transporter, producing the protein MATTTTNSQMSEKSKIWKVIGASSAGTLIEWYDFYIFGSLATIISSHFFPHGNETVALLSTLATFATGFIVRPFGALVFGRIGDVVGRKYAFMVTLLIMGLSTTLIGLLPTYDQVGMLAPILLLLMRLLQGLALGGEYGGAATYVAEHSPDGKRGYYTSFIQTTATLGLFVSLGVILATRLGLGEDQFKSFGWRIPFLLSVVLVIFSYFIRMRMQESPVFMQMKAEGKASKSPLRDSFMHPENRRLVILSLLGATMGQGVVWYTGQFYALYYLQTVLKVDFVMANKIIAIALLLGTPFFIVFGGLSDKIGRKKIIMAGCLIAAVSYIPIYKAMEFYSGWDAANPTATPLNPNVNMLILMVWIQVIFVTMVYGPIAAFLVELFPTNIRYTSMSLPYHIGNGVFGGLVPFIGTALVASTGNHFAGLMYPITIAVITFIIGTLFIKERTNVKWHS; encoded by the coding sequence ATGGCCACAACGACAACAAATTCTCAGATGTCTGAAAAAAGCAAAATTTGGAAAGTCATCGGTGCATCCAGTGCCGGAACTTTGATCGAATGGTACGACTTCTATATTTTCGGAAGTTTGGCCACGATTATCTCCTCTCACTTCTTCCCCCACGGAAATGAAACTGTCGCTTTGCTAAGTACGCTGGCTACATTTGCCACGGGCTTCATTGTGCGCCCTTTCGGTGCCCTGGTGTTTGGGCGGATCGGTGACGTTGTAGGACGTAAATACGCCTTTATGGTGACCTTGCTGATCATGGGTTTATCAACCACCTTGATTGGTTTATTACCAACCTATGATCAAGTCGGAATGCTTGCGCCTATTTTGCTTTTGTTGATGCGCTTGTTGCAGGGTTTGGCCTTAGGGGGCGAGTACGGTGGAGCCGCCACCTATGTGGCAGAGCACAGTCCTGATGGTAAGCGGGGATATTATACGAGCTTTATCCAGACGACTGCAACCTTGGGACTATTTGTGTCGTTAGGGGTGATTCTGGCAACACGTTTGGGTTTGGGAGAAGATCAATTCAAAAGCTTCGGATGGCGTATTCCATTTCTTCTGTCTGTGGTGCTGGTGATCTTCTCGTACTTCATTCGTATGCGTATGCAGGAGTCGCCGGTCTTTATGCAAATGAAGGCAGAAGGTAAAGCATCAAAGAGTCCACTGCGTGACAGCTTTATGCATCCCGAGAACCGTCGCCTGGTAATTTTGTCATTGCTGGGTGCCACGATGGGGCAGGGGGTTGTCTGGTATACCGGACAATTCTATGCACTTTATTATTTGCAGACGGTTTTGAAGGTCGATTTCGTAATGGCCAATAAAATTATCGCGATTGCCTTGCTGCTGGGGACACCGTTCTTCATTGTCTTCGGTGGACTGTCAGATAAAATCGGTCGCAAAAAAATCATTATGGCCGGTTGTTTAATCGCAGCGGTTTCGTACATTCCGATTTATAAGGCGATGGAGTTTTATTCCGGATGGGATGCTGCAAATCCAACGGCCACGCCGTTGAATCCCAATGTGAATATGCTGATCTTGATGGTATGGATCCAAGTGATCTTCGTGACCATGGTTTACGGTCCGATCGCAGCCTTCCTGGTCGAATTGTTCCCGACGAACATTCGCTACACCTCCATGTCGCTTCCATATCATATCGGAAACGGGGTGTTCGGGGGATTGGTACCATTTATCGGGACCGCATTGGTGGCCAGCACTGGCAATCACTTTGCGGGGCTTATGTATCCGATCACGATAGCAGTCATTACCTTCATCATCGGTACGCTGTTTATTAAAGAGCGGACTAATGTAAAGTGGCATAGCTAA
- a CDS encoding PA14 domain-containing protein yields the protein MKKIAVLVVASMACSPAHAFSLGDFLKSIFSPPKQESRAPASSKSSSSSAAKTEKQKLEELRKTLGLLKRITYSYRGNNYGVDPNAVFEFPENPDQTVCDPLTGTPSESRSNGLAAKLIVRSPEMSTVTGVMDYYNQGIRLEQELYFPSINVPTRQFTKGFTTESGSVLVDGDGNTLIENFALEYNSILKLSDSDKSGEYELGVISDDGARIFFKEADQWKELINNDGNHPSRFGCAYRTINMQPGTEVPIKVLYYQGARNHIANVLMWKHHKDVKAYKKSILDNWVCGQKGNELFYSSRTGKPTYVTNWLTASGWKTIANANFKMPEKKVNPCSQEPLAISDLIVPYATAPKATITWKTNIPASSQVKITNFFTGEVIYTAVSSDLVTNHVVELDGLVAGIYYVINAVSVDQSGAAVTSSPDILITP from the coding sequence ATGAAAAAAATCGCCGTTTTGGTTGTAGCGTCTATGGCATGTTCTCCGGCTCACGCTTTCTCGCTGGGGGATTTTCTTAAATCTATCTTTAGTCCTCCCAAGCAGGAATCTCGGGCTCCAGCCAGTTCAAAGTCATCCAGTTCTTCCGCTGCAAAGACTGAAAAACAAAAGCTGGAAGAGCTTCGTAAAACTTTGGGACTGCTGAAACGAATTACTTATTCTTATCGCGGTAACAACTATGGTGTGGACCCTAATGCCGTTTTTGAATTTCCTGAAAATCCGGATCAGACTGTATGCGACCCTCTTACGGGGACGCCTTCTGAATCACGCTCAAATGGTCTTGCGGCAAAACTTATCGTTCGAAGTCCTGAGATGAGTACTGTCACTGGAGTGATGGACTACTACAACCAGGGTATTCGCCTTGAACAAGAACTCTACTTCCCATCCATCAACGTACCTACCCGTCAATTCACCAAGGGCTTTACCACTGAAAGTGGCTCCGTATTGGTTGACGGCGATGGCAATACTCTGATTGAAAACTTCGCATTGGAATACAACTCCATTTTGAAATTGTCTGACTCAGACAAGTCTGGCGAATACGAACTGGGCGTTATCTCTGATGACGGTGCTCGTATCTTCTTTAAAGAAGCGGACCAATGGAAAGAACTGATCAATAATGATGGTAATCATCCATCACGTTTCGGGTGCGCTTATAGAACCATCAATATGCAGCCTGGGACAGAAGTGCCTATCAAGGTTTTATATTACCAAGGGGCCCGCAATCACATCGCCAACGTTTTAATGTGGAAGCACCACAAAGACGTGAAAGCATATAAGAAGTCCATTCTGGACAACTGGGTTTGTGGTCAAAAAGGCAACGAACTATTCTATAGCTCCAGAACTGGCAAGCCAACTTATGTCACCAATTGGTTGACAGCATCAGGCTGGAAAACAATTGCAAATGCCAACTTCAAGATGCCTGAGAAAAAGGTTAATCCATGTAGTCAGGAGCCACTTGCAATTTCAGATTTGATTGTTCCTTACGCGACGGCTCCGAAAGCCACAATTACTTGGAAAACAAATATTCCAGCAAGCAGTCAGGTGAAAATCACCAACTTCTTCACGGGCGAGGTTATATATACCGCAGTCAGCAGCGATCTGGTAACAAACCACGTTGTTGAACTCGACGGTCTGGTAGCTGGAATCTACTATGTGATCAACGCTGTTTCTGTGGACCAAAGCGGCGCTGCAGTGACCAGCTCTCCGGACATCTTGATCACTCCGTAA
- a CDS encoding tail fiber domain-containing protein, with protein sequence MKTRFMISLFFVFFAKAALAVSPGSLLTYEGVLTDSGGTPITAPQTVTFSVLYGSCVLYSETQNITPGSVGEFSVIVGTGTRTDTTNNTADRIFASAGSVNCQGASAVSMAGFTTRALRINVAGTDLTPDVTVGNIPTSINSQKLADKGASDFLQVNAALGTTQANLESVLARYTTLDSLLSAYTGGTLTAQTATNFTGSLAGDVGGTQGATVVNRIKGVNLDMTGLAAGKILKYNGTAFSVADDLSGSTPGDSSYSVKGLVQFDTDLATSGIQVTSGVARVNTGTSAGQIVKLDATGKLPAVDGSALTNTPKEIPTGATAGQVLSYSGSALQWITPSSTDATKLPLAGGSMSGAIDMGGNNLTNVGFVTMSANKSLHLSNNITDPSLSTADKGKVWFNSTSNQIKFWDGSTTQTLGVAGSGVTSVSGTSPISVTNGSTTPLISVSSASSSTMGVMQAGSGLSAASGIISVSSAPDLSTITGTGLVQRTGPGTYAALGTLAPLNVTGSSIGLNISSGLFLNTGSLQVDTGTTANKVVALDSSARLPAVDGSQLTNVVAGGLSVILPITQGGTGGSTKAVAFNNLSPLTTKGDLVVSSGTANTRLPAGTNGQFLVSDSAEANGLKWVVPNFFVNGGNSFGADANIGLNDSYNLNIKTAGATRININPAGNVGIGVSNSAYPLSVGGTAATGTALNITNFNSNKSFTLNTGGTGSAYGSGAFAINDDIAAKTRFVIDASGAAAFGGPITNIAGANGPGVLTLNGPGATTADSGILEMNNPLATVSAGTTAGKMNFIASNNSGNKTLASIQAFTDGSGGAAGYGGKIMFMTKADNSPTLNINFVMTNTGSVGIGVGLPAYRLDVGGDINTSTNYRIAGTTICTSAGCLSSSDRRLKEDITPLQNSLDNILKLDGVSYTYIDKNRFTEQKQVGVIAQDVEQVFPEVVYTDPKSGLKAVAYDHLVAPLIEAVKSLYAKITATDAKVSSQDRRLASVEDVQSSTQAELEKLKKENEELKKKNEKLEKDLNLIKSHLGL encoded by the coding sequence ATGAAAACACGCTTCATGATTTCACTCTTCTTCGTATTCTTTGCCAAAGCGGCCCTGGCAGTGTCTCCGGGCTCTTTGCTGACTTATGAGGGCGTGTTGACCGACTCTGGTGGCACTCCCATCACTGCGCCGCAAACTGTGACTTTCTCGGTTCTGTACGGTTCTTGTGTTCTTTATTCTGAAACTCAAAACATCACTCCGGGTTCGGTGGGAGAATTTTCTGTCATCGTCGGCACCGGCACACGCACGGATACCACCAACAACACTGCGGATCGCATTTTTGCATCTGCGGGTTCTGTAAACTGCCAAGGTGCTTCGGCCGTGTCGATGGCGGGTTTCACCACGCGCGCCCTACGCATCAATGTTGCTGGCACAGATTTGACTCCTGATGTGACCGTCGGAAATATTCCCACGTCCATCAACTCGCAAAAACTTGCTGACAAAGGGGCTTCGGACTTCTTGCAGGTGAATGCAGCGCTGGGCACGACTCAGGCCAATCTGGAAAGTGTTTTAGCCCGCTACACGACTTTGGATTCTTTGCTTTCAGCTTATACCGGCGGAACATTGACCGCGCAAACAGCGACGAATTTCACGGGCTCCCTGGCCGGTGATGTCGGTGGCACTCAAGGCGCAACCGTGGTTAATCGTATCAAAGGTGTTAATCTTGATATGACCGGACTGGCTGCCGGAAAAATTCTTAAATACAACGGCACCGCATTCTCGGTGGCAGATGATCTTTCCGGCTCAACTCCAGGGGATTCATCTTATTCTGTGAAGGGCCTTGTCCAATTCGACACAGACCTGGCAACATCAGGGATACAAGTCACTTCCGGCGTCGCGCGAGTGAACACTGGAACCAGCGCCGGCCAAATCGTCAAACTCGATGCAACTGGCAAACTTCCAGCGGTCGATGGCTCTGCCCTGACCAACACACCAAAAGAAATTCCAACCGGAGCCACAGCGGGACAGGTCCTTTCGTACTCTGGCTCCGCCTTGCAATGGATCACTCCATCCAGCACGGATGCCACCAAACTTCCTTTGGCTGGCGGCTCGATGTCTGGTGCCATCGACATGGGTGGCAATAATCTTACCAACGTCGGCTTCGTGACGATGTCAGCGAATAAATCCCTGCATCTTTCAAACAATATAACTGACCCGTCCTTGTCCACTGCTGATAAAGGAAAAGTCTGGTTTAACTCCACGTCCAACCAAATCAAATTTTGGGATGGATCTACGACTCAAACATTGGGTGTGGCGGGTTCTGGTGTGACAAGTGTTTCGGGAACTTCTCCAATCAGTGTGACAAACGGATCCACGACACCACTGATTAGTGTATCGAGCGCCTCTTCATCCACTATGGGTGTGATGCAAGCAGGTTCCGGTCTGTCTGCAGCATCAGGTATTATCAGTGTCAGTTCCGCACCTGATTTAAGCACGATAACCGGCACCGGCCTTGTTCAAAGAACCGGCCCTGGCACCTATGCAGCCCTTGGAACACTTGCTCCACTGAATGTGACCGGCTCAAGCATCGGACTGAACATCAGTTCAGGGTTGTTTTTAAATACCGGTTCTCTGCAAGTGGATACGGGCACCACAGCGAACAAAGTAGTAGCGCTGGATTCCTCCGCCCGACTCCCTGCTGTTGATGGTTCACAACTGACGAACGTGGTTGCCGGCGGTCTTTCCGTTATCCTGCCGATCACACAAGGTGGAACTGGTGGCTCAACGAAGGCTGTCGCATTCAACAATCTTTCGCCTTTGACCACCAAAGGTGATTTGGTAGTTTCTAGCGGCACAGCCAACACTCGTTTGCCAGCGGGCACAAATGGCCAATTCTTGGTCTCTGATTCCGCGGAAGCAAACGGTTTGAAATGGGTTGTTCCCAATTTCTTTGTAAATGGCGGAAACTCCTTCGGTGCTGATGCCAATATTGGTTTAAATGATTCATATAACTTAAATATTAAAACTGCTGGCGCCACACGCATCAACATCAACCCCGCGGGCAACGTGGGTATTGGTGTAAGTAACTCGGCCTACCCTCTTTCCGTGGGTGGCACGGCAGCAACAGGCACCGCACTGAATATCACAAATTTCAATTCCAATAAGAGTTTCACATTGAATACGGGAGGCACCGGTTCGGCATACGGTTCAGGAGCTTTCGCAATCAATGATGATATCGCGGCGAAAACACGCTTCGTGATTGATGCGAGTGGTGCTGCGGCATTCGGCGGTCCCATCACGAATATTGCAGGCGCCAATGGTCCCGGTGTTCTTACCCTCAACGGTCCCGGCGCCACTACAGCTGATTCCGGCATATTGGAAATGAATAACCCTCTTGCCACAGTAAGTGCGGGAACAACTGCCGGAAAAATGAACTTCATTGCCTCCAACAACAGTGGCAACAAAACTCTGGCATCCATTCAAGCCTTTACTGACGGGTCCGGAGGAGCGGCTGGCTATGGCGGCAAAATCATGTTCATGACCAAGGCCGACAACTCTCCAACTTTAAATATCAACTTCGTCATGACAAATACAGGTAGCGTGGGTATTGGGGTCGGTTTACCTGCCTACCGCTTGGATGTGGGTGGCGACATCAACACCAGCACCAATTACCGAATTGCCGGCACAACAATTTGTACTTCGGCGGGATGTCTGTCTTCTTCAGATAGAAGACTTAAAGAAGATATCACTCCCCTGCAGAACTCATTGGATAACATCCTGAAACTCGATGGTGTGTCTTACACCTATATCGACAAAAATCGTTTCACTGAGCAAAAGCAAGTGGGCGTCATCGCTCAGGATGTTGAACAGGTCTTCCCGGAAGTTGTTTATACGGATCCAAAATCAGGTTTAAAAGCGGTTGCCTATGATCACTTGGTTGCACCGCTTATCGAAGCAGTGAAATCTCTCTATGCGAAGATCACGGCGACGGATGCGAAAGTCAGTTCTCAGGATCGCCGCTTAGCCTCTGTTGAAGATGTGCAAAGCAGCACGCAAGCAGAGCTTGAAAAACTTAAAAAAGAAAACGAAGAACTTAAAAAGAAAAATGAGAAGCTTGAAAAAGATCTCAATTTGATAAAGTCTCATCTGGGTCTATAA
- a CDS encoding MATE family efflux transporter: protein MKFLRSETIHESKLLLKLAGPIIVGQLGQNLIQLADTLMVGALGPVALGASAFAGSVYIVFLIFGLGMLAPMTAMFAHAQGQDDHPRGGVLLGHSLIIAVGIGAVITAILMGLLPYLHIFGQTPEILKAGTSFYKIIAMSILPALIYQAYKQFTDGIGRTKVAMYVMIVGVLFNVVGNWVLIHGHWGFPKMGLDGAAWASFWARTIMMLAMIAYVHLHPEFKRYLKNPWIHSFDQQTLKNMIRLGIPNGFTFFFEVGAFASCAVMMGWFGAVPLAAHQIAISLASTSFMVTLGIGIASSIRVGFELGRGDYKMARHAGLTSIMLGGAYMSLCGLGFLILRHWFPTLYVSDPDVIAWAAQFFVVVALFEVFDGVQAVAIGALRGMSDTQWPSVIAFFAYWIMGLPGGYLLAFHLGVGPVGIWIGLLIGLIFASILLTYRFHRLSKRFIA, encoded by the coding sequence ATGAAGTTCTTGCGATCTGAGACCATTCACGAGTCTAAATTACTTTTAAAACTTGCCGGTCCTATCATTGTCGGACAATTGGGTCAGAACCTGATCCAACTGGCTGACACTTTGATGGTGGGCGCTCTGGGGCCGGTGGCCTTGGGTGCTTCTGCATTTGCGGGAAGTGTCTATATCGTCTTTTTGATTTTTGGTTTGGGCATGCTCGCTCCGATGACGGCGATGTTTGCTCACGCTCAAGGACAGGATGACCACCCACGCGGTGGAGTGCTCTTGGGGCACAGTCTGATTATTGCCGTCGGGATTGGAGCGGTCATCACCGCAATTCTGATGGGCTTGCTTCCCTATCTGCACATTTTTGGTCAAACGCCGGAAATACTAAAAGCCGGAACCAGTTTTTATAAAATCATCGCGATGTCGATTCTGCCGGCCTTAATTTACCAGGCCTACAAACAATTCACTGACGGGATTGGTCGCACCAAAGTCGCCATGTACGTGATGATTGTTGGCGTCCTTTTCAACGTGGTCGGCAACTGGGTTTTGATTCATGGCCACTGGGGTTTCCCGAAAATGGGTCTGGACGGAGCCGCATGGGCAAGCTTCTGGGCCCGCACGATCATGATGCTGGCGATGATCGCCTACGTGCATCTGCATCCGGAATTTAAACGCTATCTAAAAAATCCGTGGATACATTCCTTTGATCAACAGACTTTGAAAAACATGATTCGCTTAGGGATTCCAAATGGCTTCACTTTCTTTTTTGAAGTGGGCGCCTTTGCATCCTGCGCGGTGATGATGGGTTGGTTTGGAGCGGTGCCATTGGCAGCTCATCAAATCGCCATCAGCCTTGCCTCAACAAGTTTCATGGTGACACTGGGAATCGGCATCGCCTCAAGTATTCGCGTGGGCTTTGAATTGGGCCGCGGCGATTACAAAATGGCTCGTCACGCGGGCCTGACATCCATCATGCTGGGGGGCGCCTACATGAGTTTGTGCGGATTGGGATTCCTGATCCTGCGCCACTGGTTCCCGACTCTTTATGTTTCTGATCCAGATGTTATTGCATGGGCCGCGCAGTTTTTCGTGGTCGTCGCGTTGTTTGAAGTTTTCGACGGCGTTCAGGCTGTTGCCATCGGTGCACTTCGTGGCATGAGTGATACTCAATGGCCGAGTGTGATTGCGTTTTTTGCTTACTGGATTATGGGCTTGCCGGGCGGTTACTTGCTGGCCTTTCACCTGGGGGTCGGACCGGTCGGAATATGGATAGGACTTTTGATAGGACTCATTTTTGCCTCAATCCTACTAACATATCGCTTTCACCGTCTCAGTAAGAGATTCATTGCTTAG